A window of Clostridium sp. 'White wine YQ' contains these coding sequences:
- a CDS encoding sensor histidine kinase: MKNYVISFFLMFFVLILSLFISAIIGMVYFKVDLSDPTSPKNFMQDDYTKIDSSPILEMDGYMVIIDKNGKIVNRHGQVAAPFDKDKISIADISTLINYSEKESNFVLDVRKKNFPYVYRTAYNQKNDFLMVIGIPSKKYTELEIAPKRLTVKQFILISFGIFMLFFLLVFYLYSRITSSYFLTPLKILTHGAKKLATGNYSTRINLTSKNEFKNLGDAFNIMASKIEEETNLREKSEESRKRLILDISHDLKTPLASVLGYSDYLIQNPDLPKEDVIKYLSVIKRNSERSNNLILDLFDYSKLDSWNFTLSKEKEDICEFLREFIASYIPRLEESGFEYDFDIPEKEIPLLFDRKNLDRALGNIVINSTKYNPNGTLLKISCFEKDNYLNIIIEDNGVGIPKNEAQSMFDPFTRGDKSRTSENTGTGLGLAITKTIITKHKGTITLESELNKGCKFIIKLPLNNLKKKYNLKPFNMTII, translated from the coding sequence ATGAAAAATTATGTTATATCATTTTTTCTTATGTTCTTTGTACTTATTTTATCATTATTTATAAGTGCAATCATTGGAATGGTTTATTTTAAGGTAGATTTATCTGATCCTACCTCTCCTAAAAATTTTATGCAAGATGATTACACTAAAATTGATTCTAGTCCAATTTTAGAAATGGATGGATATATGGTTATCATTGATAAGAATGGTAAGATAGTAAATAGACATGGGCAAGTAGCTGCTCCATTTGACAAAGACAAAATCTCTATAGCAGATATAAGCACGTTAATAAATTATAGTGAAAAAGAGTCAAACTTTGTTTTGGATGTTAGAAAGAAAAACTTTCCATATGTATATAGAACAGCTTATAATCAAAAAAATGACTTTTTGATGGTAATTGGTATACCCTCAAAAAAATATACCGAGTTAGAGATAGCACCAAAAAGACTTACTGTTAAGCAATTTATTCTTATTTCCTTTGGTATTTTTATGTTGTTTTTCTTACTAGTTTTTTATCTTTATTCAAGGATAACTTCATCCTACTTTTTGACACCACTAAAGATACTAACCCATGGAGCTAAAAAACTAGCTACCGGGAATTATAGCACTAGAATTAACTTAACTAGTAAAAATGAATTTAAAAACTTAGGTGATGCTTTTAACATTATGGCCTCTAAAATTGAAGAAGAAACAAACTTAAGAGAAAAATCTGAAGAGTCAAGAAAAAGATTAATCTTAGACATATCTCATGACTTAAAAACTCCCCTTGCATCAGTGCTTGGCTACTCTGATTATTTAATACAAAATCCTGATTTGCCAAAAGAAGATGTTATAAAATATCTGTCTGTTATTAAGAGAAACTCTGAGAGGTCAAATAATTTAATTCTTGATTTATTTGATTATTCTAAGTTAGACTCTTGGAACTTTACACTTTCAAAAGAGAAAGAAGATATTTGCGAATTTTTAAGAGAATTCATAGCTTCATATATACCAAGACTTGAGGAAAGCGGATTTGAATATGATTTTGATATTCCTGAAAAAGAAATACCATTACTTTTTGACAGAAAAAATCTAGATAGAGCATTAGGAAACATAGTAATAAATAGCACTAAATACAATCCTAATGGGACTTTATTAAAAATATCCTGCTTTGAAAAAGATAATTATTTAAATATAATTATTGAAGATAATGGCGTTGGAATACCTAAGAATGAAGCTCAAAGCATGTTTGATCCTTTTACTCGTGGAGATAAATCTAGAACCTCAGAAAATACTGGCACAGGCTTAGGACTAGCAATTACCAAAACTATTATCACTAAACATAAAGGCACTATAACTCTTGAAAGTGAACTTAATAAAGGTTGTAAATTTATTATTAAGTTGCCCTTAAATAACTTAAAGAAAAAGTATAATTTAAAGCCTTTTAATATGACTATTATCTAA
- a CDS encoding ATP-binding protein, with amino-acid sequence MIDLEVSKIKKNIGIRIFIPLLMVLLVLYKFTNNYNLFHILIEFICTALGLSMALISFARSSKEKSVFKYIGYGFPIMCSLDFLHIMFVNSAITEENAFISTIFIWVSNNFLDYSLIILSILFIKYKVNNKNIFASYGILLIIITLSGIVVELGVITNKDVTQYIINCWLLLYGLLLITIILIAKNREFIGRKEQIYLYLILFFEISYEFVAMLHFKFNLDTLVWAHILKYIFYYTLYDAIGRFVFYKTYNGIYKELREVEKIQVVLNRTLQERMKILSEVKSILVRSENKYVSLIESISDGIIIFNEDRVSYANESIGYYINGYNSNIEGKHLKDILDLLEIELTDFSISGYIQNSIKKEILGKVRDLEVYVFKSEAEAKILFIKDMTENNKNFELKEELEKNLVEEKLKNQFYSNISHELRTPINLIYSSLQVKGLYIVDNNYEALERNSGVIKQNCLRLIRTINNFIDTNRISEEYLVPTYGVYNIVELVENVAQASVRYLRKVKMTLVFDAEEEEIFAFCDGEFIERAVLNLLSNSIKYGKENGYIYINISNKKDKLYISVKNDGPAISQDIKPYLFDKVTRINKSLNRDKEGSGLGLYLCKSLIELQGGELILKTEKDFGNEFLITLPYDETISEGENNSFIIGNVDEKIDIEFSDIYI; translated from the coding sequence ATGATTGACTTAGAAGTATCTAAAATTAAGAAAAATATAGGGATAAGAATTTTTATTCCATTGTTGATGGTTCTGCTTGTTTTATATAAATTCACCAATAATTATAACTTATTTCATATATTAATAGAATTTATATGTACAGCACTTGGTTTATCCATGGCATTAATTTCATTTGCCAGAAGTAGTAAGGAAAAGTCTGTATTTAAATATATAGGATATGGGTTTCCTATTATGTGTTCCTTAGACTTTCTGCATATTATGTTTGTTAATTCAGCAATTACAGAAGAAAACGCATTCATCAGTACTATATTCATTTGGGTAAGTAATAACTTTTTAGATTACAGTCTTATTATTTTATCTATATTGTTTATAAAATATAAGGTGAATAATAAAAACATTTTTGCATCATATGGAATTCTTCTTATTATTATTACACTTTCGGGAATAGTAGTTGAACTAGGTGTAATAACGAATAAAGATGTAACTCAATATATTATTAACTGCTGGTTGTTACTATATGGGTTACTTTTGATTACAATAATTTTAATAGCTAAGAATCGTGAATTTATAGGTAGAAAAGAACAGATATACCTATATTTAATTTTGTTCTTCGAAATTTCATATGAATTCGTGGCAATGTTACACTTTAAATTTAATTTAGATACACTAGTTTGGGCACATATACTAAAGTATATTTTCTATTATACTTTATATGATGCGATAGGTAGATTTGTATTTTATAAAACTTATAATGGAATATATAAAGAACTAAGAGAAGTTGAAAAGATACAGGTAGTTTTGAATAGAACCTTGCAAGAACGAATGAAAATATTGAGTGAAGTTAAGAGTATTTTGGTTAGAAGTGAAAATAAATATGTATCCTTAATTGAATCAATCTCGGATGGTATAATAATATTCAACGAGGATAGAGTTTCCTATGCTAATGAATCTATTGGATATTACATTAATGGATACAATAGCAACATTGAAGGGAAGCATTTAAAAGATATTTTAGACCTGTTAGAAATAGAATTAACTGATTTTTCTATAAGTGGGTATATTCAAAATTCTATCAAGAAAGAAATATTAGGCAAAGTAAGAGATTTGGAGGTTTATGTTTTCAAATCAGAAGCTGAAGCTAAAATATTGTTTATTAAGGATATGACTGAAAATAATAAAAACTTTGAGTTAAAAGAAGAGTTAGAAAAAAATTTAGTTGAGGAAAAATTAAAAAATCAGTTTTATTCAAATATATCACATGAATTGAGAACTCCTATTAATTTAATATACTCTTCTTTACAGGTTAAAGGGTTATATATAGTTGATAACAATTATGAAGCACTTGAAAGAAATAGTGGAGTAATTAAACAAAATTGTTTAAGATTAATAAGAACAATTAATAACTTTATAGATACTAATAGAATATCTGAGGAATATTTAGTTCCAACCTATGGAGTTTATAATATAGTGGAGCTAGTGGAAAATGTAGCCCAAGCTTCTGTTAGGTATTTAAGAAAAGTAAAAATGACTTTAGTTTTTGATGCAGAAGAGGAAGAGATTTTTGCATTCTGTGACGGTGAATTTATTGAAAGGGCAGTTCTGAATTTGCTTTCAAATTCCATTAAGTATGGAAAGGAAAATGGATATATTTATATAAATATTAGTAATAAAAAAGATAAATTATATATTAGTGTTAAAAATGATGGACCAGCTATATCTCAGGACATAAAACCTTATCTCTTCGATAAGGTTACAAGAATAAATAAATCACTTAATAGAGATAAAGAGGGGAGTGGGCTAGGTTTATATTTATGTAAAAGTTTAATAGAGCTGCAAGGTGGCGAGCTTATCTTAAAAACTGAAAAGGATTTTGGAAATGAATTTTTAATCACTTTGCCCTATGACGAAACTATATCAGAGGGTGAAAATAATTCCTTTATAATAGGTAATGTAGATGAAAAAATAGATATAGAGTTCTCGGATATTTATATTTAA